In one Euleptes europaea isolate rEulEur1 chromosome 12, rEulEur1.hap1, whole genome shotgun sequence genomic region, the following are encoded:
- the FZD4 gene encoding frizzled-4 translates to MAPPREPGGGGGGLVVLLRLVAAVGLWVARGAWGFGDEEERRCDAIRIAMCQNLGYNVTKMPNLVGHELQTDAELQLTTFTPLIQYGCSSQLQFFLCSVYFPMCTEKINIPIGPCGGMCLSVKRRCEPVLKEFGFSWPESLNCSKFPPQNDHNHMCMEGPGDEEVPLHSKAPLHPGEECHTVGSNSDQYIWVKRSLNCVLKCGYDAGLYSRSAKEFTDIWMAVWASLCFVSTAFTVLTFLIDSSRFSYPERPIIFLSMCYNIYSIAYIVRLTVGRERISCDFEEAAEPVLIQEGLKNTGCAIIFLLMYFFGMASSIWWVILTLTWFLAAGLKWGHEAIEMHSSYFHIAAWAIPAVKTIVILIMRLVDADELTGLCYVGNQNLDALTGFVVAPLFTYLVIGTLFIAAGLVALFKIRSNLQKDGTKTDKLERLMVKIGVFSVLYTVPATCVIACYFYEISNWTIFRYSADDSNMAVEMLKIFMSLLVGITSGMWIWSAKTLHTWQKCSNRLVNSGRVKRGEKRADSWAKPSKGNETVV, encoded by the exons ATGGCCCCGCCGCGGGAgccgggcggcggcgggggcgggctggtggtgctgctgcggctggtggcggcggtggggcTGTGGGTGGCGCGGGGCGCTTGGGGCTTCGGCGACGAGGAGGAGCGGCGCTGCGACGCCATCCGCATCGCCATGTGCCAGAACCTGGGCTACAACGTCACCAAGATGCCCAACCTGGTGGGCCACGAGCTGCAGACCGACGCCGAGCTGCAGCTGACCACCTTCACGCCGCTCATCCAGTACGGCTGCTCCAGCCAGCTGCAG TTCTTCCTTTGTTCGGTCTACTTCCCGATGTGCACCGAGAAGATCAACATCCCGATCGGCCCCTGTGGCGGCATGTGCCTCTCGGTCAAACGGCGCTGCGAGCCGGTCCTGAAAGAATTTGGCTTCTCGTGGCCCGAAAGCTTGAACTGTAGCAAATTCCCCCCGCAGAATGACCACAACCATATGTGCATGGAAGGCCCGGGGGACGAAGAGGTCCCCCTTCACAGCAAAGCCCCCTTGCACCCGGGGGAAGAGTGCCACACGGTGGGATCTAACTCAGACCAGTACATCTGGGTCAAAAGAAGTCTGAACTGCGTTCTCAAGTGCGGCTACGACGCCGGCCTCTACAGCCGGTCGGCGAAGGAGTTCACCGACATCTGGATGGCCGTGTGGGCCAGCCTGTGCTTCGTGTCCACCGCCTTCACGGTCTTGACCTTCCTGATCGATTCCTCTCGGTTTTCCTACCCCGAGCGCCCCATCATCTTCCTGAGCATGTGTTACAATATTTATAGCATTGCTTACATTGTCCGGCTGACCGTGGGCCGGGAGAGGATTTCCTGTGATTTTGAAGAGGCGGCAGAACCTGTTCTTATCCAAGAGGGCCTCAAGAACACAGGATGTGCTATAATTTTCTTGCTGATGTACTTTTTCGGCATGGCGAGCTCCATCTGGTGGGTGATCCTGACGCTGACGTGGTTTCTGGCGGCGGGGCTCAAGTGGGGTCATGAGGCCATCGAGATGCACAGCTCCTATTTCCACATCGCCGCCTGGGCGATCCCGGCAGTGAAGACCATCGTCATCTTGATCATGCGGCTGGTTGACGCAGACGAGCTGACCGGGCTGTGTTATGTCGGCAACCAGAACCTTGATGCGCTCACGGGCTTCGTGGTGGCCCCTCTGTTCACCTACCTGGTGATCGGGACGCTCTTCATAGCCGCCGGCTTGGTGGCCTTATTTAAAATCCGGTCCAACCTGCAAAAGGACGGGACAAAAACGGACAAGCTCGAGCGACTGATGGTGAAAATCGGGGTCTTCTCGGTGCTCTACACCGTCCCGGCCACCTGCGTCATCGCGTGTTACTTCTACGAGATCTCCAACTGGACTATCTTCCGCTACTCGGCGGACGACTCCAACATGGCGGTGGAAATGCTTAAAATTTTCATGTCCCTTCTCGTGGGGATCACGTCGGGCATGTGGATCTGGTCGGCCAAGACGCTGCACACTTGGCAGAAGTGCTCGAACAGGCTGGTGAACTCGGGGAGGGTAAAAAGGGGCGAGAAACGAGCCGACAGCTGGGCAAAACCTAGTAAAGGGAACGAGACTGTGGTATAA